From a region of the Nonlabens sp. Hel1_33_55 genome:
- a CDS encoding M23 family metallopeptidase — protein sequence MEQPKKKYKGKWRNQYRLVVLNDDTFEERFSLKLTRLNVFTVTLVSAVLLVGLTTFFIAFTPVREFIPGYSDSKVRNETTALLQETDSLKARLALNEQQYDRIKMVLSGDITSEEYARIDSVAQAETTISLSDFTPSREDSLLREEVAREDKFNLIEGAKARTNFVFFKPVVGKISNGYSTKDKHYGVDVTTAVNTPVKAAAAGTVVFSGWSAETGYTILLEHSYGLITVYKHCGTLTKSQNDQVLAGEVIASVGNTGELTNGPHLHFELWSDGYALDPINFINFE from the coding sequence ATGGAACAACCTAAGAAGAAATATAAAGGCAAGTGGAGGAACCAGTACCGGCTGGTCGTGCTCAACGATGACACTTTTGAAGAACGTTTCAGCCTTAAGCTCACACGTCTCAATGTATTCACGGTAACATTAGTGAGCGCCGTTCTTTTAGTAGGTTTAACAACCTTCTTTATTGCTTTTACACCAGTACGGGAATTTATTCCTGGATATTCAGATAGCAAGGTGCGCAACGAGACAACGGCATTACTTCAGGAAACAGACTCTCTCAAGGCACGATTAGCACTTAATGAACAACAATACGATCGCATTAAGATGGTATTGAGCGGCGATATTACCAGCGAGGAATATGCCCGTATTGATAGTGTCGCTCAAGCAGAAACTACCATATCACTTTCTGACTTTACACCTAGTAGAGAAGATAGTCTGTTGCGGGAAGAGGTCGCACGTGAGGACAAATTCAATCTAATTGAAGGAGCAAAAGCCCGGACAAATTTTGTGTTCTTCAAACCAGTAGTGGGTAAGATTTCCAATGGGTACAGCACAAAGGACAAACACTATGGCGTTGATGTTACTACTGCAGTTAACACTCCGGTAAAAGCAGCAGCAGCAGGAACAGTAGTCTTTTCTGGCTGGAGTGCAGAGACTGGATACACCATACTTCTGGAGCATTCCTATGGACTCATTACCGTTTACAAACATTGCGGCACTTTGACTAAATCTCAAAACGATCAAGTCCTTGCCGGCGAGGTCATCGCCAGTGTAGGTAATACCGGTGAGCTCACTAATGGGCCACACCTTCATTTTGAACTATGGAGCGATGGCTATGCCTTGGATCCCATCAATTTTATAAACTTTGAGTGA
- a CDS encoding twin-arginine translocase TatA/TatE family subunit: protein MIANNFLAIPGVWSIVLIVVVVLLLFGGKKIPELMRGLGGGIKEFKDATKEDDKDDSAKGINSK, encoded by the coding sequence ATGATTGCTAACAATTTTCTAGCTATTCCAGGTGTATGGAGCATCGTGCTGATCGTCGTAGTCGTTCTATTACTTTTTGGCGGTAAAAAAATACCTGAGTTGATGCGCGGTCTAGGCGGCGGTATCAAAGAATTTAAGGATGCCACTAAGGAAGATGATAAAGATGATTCTGCTAAAGGGATTAATTCCAAATAG
- a CDS encoding DUF4837 family protein, giving the protein MKYYTFLLLSLIMISCNEKSVRINDSAGKLNDILVVVDSDNWDGQIGDSIRAVLARPIDGIVREEPMFTLNQVKPESFSGMLKKSRNYLFIQQSDSTGVAIRKDKYALPQLGVILRGPNTAAIAKAISDNANDIINIFNDSEIAEKQRLIGNIKLNTDGIADRFGIKINVPQAYRYAATDDPDFTWLRRDIVEGTMDIMIYEVPLEEITRDSTVVQDIVRVRDSIGSRKIPVDNGTFLTEPAFSPFVNETQIDGKFAFETKGTWYVKNKFMAGPFVNYAVYNEAKKNWLIIEGYVSAPNAEQRNYLFELEAILKSIEFVD; this is encoded by the coding sequence ATGAAATACTATACGTTTTTATTACTCTCGTTAATCATGATTTCTTGTAATGAGAAATCAGTAAGGATTAATGACAGTGCCGGTAAACTGAATGATATTTTGGTAGTTGTTGATAGCGACAATTGGGATGGACAGATAGGAGATAGCATAAGAGCTGTACTCGCAAGACCTATTGACGGGATTGTTCGGGAGGAACCTATGTTTACTCTTAATCAGGTGAAACCAGAATCCTTCAGCGGGATGCTTAAGAAGTCTCGTAATTATCTTTTTATCCAGCAGTCAGACAGTACTGGTGTTGCTATTAGAAAAGATAAGTATGCATTGCCGCAGCTAGGAGTCATTTTACGAGGCCCAAATACGGCTGCGATTGCCAAGGCCATTAGCGATAACGCAAATGATATCATCAACATTTTCAATGATAGCGAGATCGCAGAAAAGCAACGACTCATAGGTAACATTAAACTGAATACTGATGGTATTGCAGACAGATTCGGTATTAAAATTAATGTTCCGCAGGCATATCGTTATGCAGCAACTGACGATCCTGATTTTACCTGGTTACGCCGCGATATCGTTGAGGGAACCATGGACATAATGATCTATGAAGTTCCATTAGAAGAGATCACTCGAGACAGCACTGTTGTCCAAGATATAGTGAGAGTACGAGACTCCATAGGTAGCCGTAAAATTCCAGTAGATAACGGTACATTCCTTACAGAGCCAGCATTTTCACCCTTTGTAAATGAGACTCAGATTGATGGCAAGTTTGCTTTTGAAACTAAAGGAACCTGGTACGTCAAGAATAAATTTATGGCTGGGCCTTTTGTAAACTATGCAGTTTATAATGAGGCTAAGAAGAACTGGCTCATTATTGAAGGCTATGTTTCTGCTCCTAATGCAGAACAGCGCAACTACCTGTTTGAGCTAGAGGCCATTTTGAAAAGCATTGAATTCGTAGACTAG
- a CDS encoding LysM peptidoglycan-binding domain-containing protein codes for MNRIKKGLLFVLGGSLSIAVAQQPSIEPVLNDTIQIQTLEGNVEIKPVKVSDTLGMASYPDADVYDERFQELLYSHDGFDYMFERENELKDFDLTDVELSTDTLKARLKRMNQGTPFQIDYNPVLETLIKKKLKYSRVYLERIMTLSDYYFPMFEEQLDRFDVPLEMKYLAIVESALDPKIKSRVGATGLWQFMLPTGRIMGLEVDSYVDERMDPMKATIAACKYLNELYDIYEDWDLALAAYNSGAGNVNKAIRRSGGRKNYWNLRPYLPRETADYVPQFQAMMYLYTYASEHGFKPQRPSRLMMGTDTVLVKKKIHFDHIAQALDVDTEMIQYYNPSYKLDIIPLIEGKPHYLRLPTPQIASFVGNEEKIYAFAKAESDKIEKPDPKLLVPQTSITYKVRSGDYLGKIANRYKVNVSQLKRWNGLRSNNLRIGQRLKIMTRGSMAPTTSVSSTYKVKSGDSLWEIGKKHGVSVAQLKKLNPDKASVLKPGMTLNLK; via the coding sequence ATGAATAGAATCAAAAAAGGTCTGTTATTCGTTCTAGGTGGTTCTTTATCCATAGCGGTGGCTCAACAACCATCGATTGAACCTGTATTGAACGACACCATCCAGATCCAAACCCTGGAAGGAAATGTTGAGATAAAACCCGTAAAGGTTAGTGACACGCTAGGAATGGCTTCTTATCCTGATGCAGATGTTTATGACGAGCGCTTTCAGGAGTTGTTGTATAGTCATGACGGCTTTGATTACATGTTTGAAAGAGAAAACGAACTGAAAGATTTTGATCTGACAGATGTTGAACTTTCTACAGACACGCTCAAGGCACGTTTAAAGCGTATGAATCAAGGAACGCCATTCCAGATTGATTACAATCCCGTTTTAGAAACTCTCATAAAGAAAAAGCTCAAATACAGCAGGGTTTATCTTGAGCGCATCATGACATTGAGCGATTATTATTTCCCAATGTTTGAGGAGCAATTGGACCGTTTTGACGTCCCTCTAGAGATGAAATATCTTGCTATTGTAGAAAGTGCTCTGGACCCAAAGATTAAAAGTCGGGTTGGTGCTACAGGTTTGTGGCAATTCATGCTGCCAACTGGCAGAATTATGGGTCTTGAAGTGGATTCTTATGTGGATGAACGCATGGACCCCATGAAAGCAACCATTGCGGCTTGTAAATACCTCAATGAACTTTACGATATCTATGAAGATTGGGACCTGGCACTGGCCGCCTACAATTCAGGTGCGGGAAATGTAAATAAAGCGATACGACGTAGTGGTGGTCGCAAGAATTACTGGAATTTAAGGCCATACCTGCCTCGCGAGACGGCAGATTATGTACCGCAATTTCAGGCGATGATGTATTTGTACACGTATGCTTCAGAGCATGGTTTTAAACCGCAACGACCGTCTAGGTTGATGATGGGAACAGACACGGTACTCGTCAAGAAAAAAATTCATTTTGACCACATTGCGCAGGCGCTGGATGTGGATACTGAAATGATTCAGTATTACAACCCTAGCTATAAACTGGACATTATACCTCTAATTGAGGGAAAACCGCATTATTTAAGGCTTCCTACTCCACAAATTGCTTCGTTTGTTGGGAATGAGGAGAAAATTTACGCTTTCGCGAAAGCGGAATCCGACAAAATTGAAAAACCAGATCCTAAGCTTTTGGTACCTCAAACCAGCATTACCTACAAGGTGCGCAGCGGTGATTATTTAGGGAAAATTGCCAATCGCTATAAGGTGAATGTGAGCCAATTGAAAAGATGGAACGGTTTGCGCAGTAATAACCTCAGAATAGGGCAGCGACTCAAAATTATGACTCGCGGCTCAATGGCGCCTACTACATCTGTAAGCAGCACTTATAAAGTGAAATCAGGCGATAGTCTTTGGGAAATAGGGAAAAAGCATGGTGTGAGCGTGGCACAACTCAAGAAGCTAAATCCAGACAAGGCGTCGGTTCTAAAGCCAGGAATGACACTCAACTTAAAGTAG
- a CDS encoding phosphoglycerate kinase translates to MNLDQISFENKTALIRVDFNVPLNEKLEVTDTTRIQAAKDTIIHVLEYGGDVVLMSHLGRPDGTVQDKYSLKHIVDTVSDILGVQVQFIAESTGEAVKEKAKNLQAGEVLMIENLRFHKEETDGDEGFAKELAALGDVYINDAFGTAHRAHASTTVVAQFFEEKCYGKLMSKEIESLKKVLETPTEPVVAILGGAKVSSKITVIENILEKVDHLILAGGMAYTFIKAQGGKTGESLVEDDKQELALEILEKAKKLNTQIHLPVDSITAASFSEQATRDVAPIDEIPDGWMGLDIGEESRKQFAEVIKKCKTILWNGPAGVFEMEPFSHGTIALGNAVAEATENGAFSLVGGGDSVSAVKQFGFEDKVSYVSTGGGAMLEMLEGKTLPGIKAIQD, encoded by the coding sequence ATGAATTTAGATCAAATATCATTTGAAAATAAAACGGCTCTCATAAGAGTAGATTTTAATGTGCCACTCAATGAAAAATTGGAGGTTACAGATACAACTCGCATACAAGCTGCAAAGGACACGATTATACATGTTTTAGAATATGGCGGCGATGTTGTGCTTATGTCACACTTAGGTAGACCAGACGGTACGGTACAGGATAAATATTCCTTGAAACATATAGTAGACACTGTTTCAGATATCTTGGGAGTTCAAGTTCAATTCATTGCAGAAAGTACTGGTGAAGCCGTAAAGGAAAAGGCTAAAAACCTGCAAGCAGGCGAGGTTTTGATGATTGAAAACCTACGTTTTCACAAAGAAGAAACAGATGGTGATGAAGGTTTTGCAAAAGAACTTGCTGCATTAGGAGATGTATATATCAACGATGCTTTTGGTACTGCACATAGAGCGCACGCTTCAACAACGGTAGTAGCACAATTCTTTGAGGAAAAATGCTACGGGAAGCTTATGTCCAAAGAAATTGAAAGCCTCAAAAAAGTATTAGAAACACCTACAGAGCCAGTCGTAGCGATTTTAGGCGGAGCAAAAGTCTCCTCTAAGATTACCGTAATAGAAAACATTCTTGAAAAGGTAGACCACCTTATTCTTGCTGGTGGTATGGCGTACACCTTTATCAAAGCTCAAGGCGGCAAAACAGGAGAATCTCTAGTAGAAGATGACAAACAGGAACTTGCACTGGAAATTCTTGAAAAGGCCAAAAAGCTAAACACACAAATTCATTTACCCGTAGACTCTATTACTGCAGCTTCTTTTTCTGAGCAGGCGACTCGTGATGTAGCTCCTATAGATGAAATACCTGATGGCTGGATGGGACTGGATATAGGTGAAGAATCAAGAAAGCAGTTTGCTGAAGTCATTAAAAAATGTAAAACCATTCTATGGAATGGGCCTGCTGGTGTTTTTGAAATGGAACCATTTTCTCATGGTACAATAGCCTTAGGAAACGCAGTTGCAGAGGCTACAGAAAACGGCGCTTTCTCACTAGTTGGTGGTGGCGATTCTGTCAGCGCGGTAAAGCAATTCGGTTTTGAGGATAAGGTTAGCTATGTGTCTACTGGTGGTGGTGCGATGCTGGAGATGTTGGAAGGAAAGACACTGCCTGGAATTAAAGCAATCCAAGATTGA
- a CDS encoding ATP-binding protein — MQEHQIIGLDHLKKHLQTTVANNRIAHAQLFVGPSGSGALPLAHYYANLILCGKSDDSCNRRVQDLSHPDLHFAYPVASTSKSSTKPVSDDFAADWRQFIQTNPYGAMEDWYQLADIEKKSCEIRVHEATDISRKLSLKSYEGGAKVCIIWGAEFLNTAASNKLLKLIEEPPSGTVLILLTENENLILNTIRSRCQVLHVPKLATTAIAKALQNEKQITENQAFIAARQANGSYGRALKLVDNKSEDVLFEEWFVHWVRTAFSAKGKPSAITGLIEWAETIAAVNRETQKRFLNFALELFRQAMLLNYKADSAVYFETKTGFDLSKFAAFIDGHRLTEINESLETALMHIDRNANAKIVFTDLSIGMTKTLHKKG; from the coding sequence ATGCAGGAGCACCAAATCATAGGGCTAGATCACCTCAAAAAACACTTACAAACTACGGTTGCAAATAATCGCATCGCGCATGCACAATTATTTGTGGGCCCATCTGGAAGCGGAGCATTGCCGCTCGCTCACTATTACGCAAACCTAATTTTATGTGGAAAAAGTGATGATAGCTGTAATAGAAGGGTTCAAGATTTATCACATCCAGACCTTCACTTTGCATATCCTGTTGCAAGCACCTCAAAATCTTCTACCAAACCAGTTTCAGATGATTTTGCGGCTGACTGGAGACAATTTATCCAGACCAATCCTTATGGTGCTATGGAAGATTGGTATCAGCTTGCAGATATTGAGAAAAAGTCCTGCGAGATTCGGGTTCATGAAGCAACTGATATAAGCCGTAAGCTAAGCTTGAAATCCTATGAAGGTGGTGCTAAAGTCTGCATCATTTGGGGTGCTGAGTTTCTAAATACAGCCGCGTCAAATAAACTGTTGAAGCTAATTGAAGAGCCACCATCAGGAACTGTGTTGATTCTCTTGACAGAAAATGAAAATTTGATCTTAAACACCATAAGATCCAGGTGCCAAGTGCTTCACGTGCCTAAACTTGCTACTACCGCTATTGCGAAAGCGTTACAAAACGAAAAGCAGATTACCGAAAATCAAGCTTTCATCGCCGCAAGACAAGCCAACGGAAGTTATGGCCGCGCGTTAAAATTAGTAGATAATAAAAGTGAAGATGTGTTGTTTGAAGAATGGTTTGTCCATTGGGTACGCACCGCATTTAGCGCCAAAGGAAAACCGAGCGCGATCACTGGATTGATTGAATGGGCAGAAACCATTGCAGCCGTTAATAGAGAAACACAGAAACGCTTTTTAAATTTTGCCCTAGAACTTTTTAGACAGGCGATGTTGTTGAACTATAAAGCTGATAGCGCCGTTTATTTCGAAACTAAAACTGGTTTTGACCTTTCTAAATTCGCTGCGTTCATCGATGGACACCGATTGACAGAAATCAACGAAAGCCTAGAAACTGCCTTGATGCATATTGATAGAAATGCCAATGCAAAAATTGTGTTTACTGATTTAAGTATTGGAATGACTAAAACGCTACACAAAAAGGGTTAA
- a CDS encoding class I SAM-dependent methyltransferase: MIKKADLHLETRDYFLTKHRFDISKTSIHGVLITTPQPQELDKYYDSEEYLSHDDSNNSLFAKLYRFARKLNIKSKFKLISKYDQGGKVLDIGAGNGELVKYLVEERLDAQGFEPNEQARKIAYQKGVRLLDHLPVRNKSFYKVIQMFHVLEHVRNPKEYLDEIHSMLEDDGILIIALPNFKSLDARLFKNYWAGYDVPRHLFHFNKNGVINITKEKFQLLENKPMWFDSFYVSILSARYKKWAIPFLTGLGLGFVSNISALITSEPSSRIYILKKLK, from the coding sequence ATGATTAAAAAAGCCGACTTACATCTAGAAACTCGCGATTACTTTCTTACCAAACATCGGTTTGATATTAGTAAAACATCGATTCATGGCGTTTTAATTACGACACCGCAACCGCAAGAGTTGGATAAATATTACGATTCAGAGGAATACTTATCTCACGACGATTCTAACAATTCTCTGTTCGCCAAATTATATCGCTTTGCGCGAAAGCTAAACATCAAATCTAAATTCAAACTCATTTCCAAATATGATCAAGGCGGAAAAGTGTTGGATATTGGTGCAGGAAATGGAGAACTTGTTAAATACTTAGTTGAAGAACGGTTAGATGCTCAAGGTTTTGAACCTAATGAGCAAGCAAGAAAAATCGCTTATCAAAAAGGAGTTCGATTATTAGATCATTTACCTGTACGGAATAAAAGTTTTTATAAAGTCATTCAGATGTTCCATGTTTTGGAACACGTTCGAAATCCTAAGGAGTATTTAGATGAGATTCATTCCATGTTGGAAGATGATGGAATTTTAATAATTGCTTTACCCAATTTTAAAAGCCTTGATGCAAGACTTTTCAAGAACTACTGGGCAGGATATGATGTCCCTAGACATCTATTTCATTTCAATAAAAACGGCGTAATAAATATAACGAAGGAAAAATTTCAGCTGTTGGAAAATAAACCCATGTGGTTTGACAGCTTTTACGTATCCATTCTTTCTGCACGCTACAAAAAATGGGCTATTCCTTTTCTTACTGGATTAGGGCTTGGATTTGTTTCAAATATTTCTGCTCTGATCACTTCAGAGCCATCTTCGAGGATCTATATCCTCAAAAAGCTCAAATAA
- the mnmG gene encoding tRNA uridine-5-carboxymethylaminomethyl(34) synthesis enzyme MnmG, translating to MFQDKYDVIVVGAGHAGSEAAAVAAHMGASTLLVTMNLQTIGQMSCNPAMGGIAKGQIVREIDALGGLSGIVSDKSAIQFKMLNKSKGPAMWSPRTQNDRMRFAEEWRKELEAIPTLDFYQEMISGLIVENGKIAGVKSSLGLEIRAKAVVLTNGTFLNGLIHIGEKQFGGGRAGERNSTGITEQLIDLGFESGRMKTGTPPRVDGRSLDYSKMMPQPGDDEVSKFSYTNRSSKLSHQRDCHMTYTSPLVHDLLREGFDRSPMFNGRIKSVGPRYCPSIEDKIDRFATKDRHQMFIEPEGWDTVEVYVNGFSTSLPEDVQFKALRSVVGFEKVKFFRPGYAIEYDYFPPTQLKHTLETKLVENLYFAGQINGTTGYEEAASQGMMAGINAVRKINEEEAFILRRDDAYIGVLIDDLITKGTEEPYRMFTSRAEYRTLLRQDNADLRLTPAAFELGIVGEDRLKKVERKKEETEKMIQFFRNTSYSYPEMNELLEEKNSATVTQDDKLFKVFARPQIGMEDLRRFDEVEKYIQDNNLNEDILEQVEVQVKYSGYINKEKENADKLNRLEDIKIPENFDFSKIQSISIEARQKLKAVQPVTISQASRISGVNPNDISVLLVHMGR from the coding sequence ATGTTCCAAGATAAATATGATGTAATAGTAGTTGGTGCGGGTCACGCTGGTAGCGAGGCTGCTGCCGTTGCGGCCCATATGGGAGCATCAACGTTATTGGTCACCATGAATCTACAAACAATTGGTCAAATGTCTTGTAATCCTGCTATGGGTGGTATTGCAAAAGGTCAGATTGTAAGAGAAATCGACGCCTTGGGCGGTTTGAGCGGTATCGTAAGCGACAAAAGCGCTATCCAGTTCAAGATGCTTAATAAATCCAAAGGTCCCGCAATGTGGTCGCCTAGAACACAGAATGATCGCATGCGCTTTGCAGAAGAGTGGAGAAAGGAACTAGAAGCGATTCCAACGCTGGATTTTTATCAGGAAATGATAAGCGGTCTTATCGTTGAAAACGGTAAAATAGCTGGCGTCAAATCTTCGTTAGGTTTAGAGATTAGGGCCAAGGCTGTTGTATTAACTAACGGAACTTTTCTAAACGGATTAATTCATATTGGTGAAAAACAATTTGGCGGCGGTAGAGCAGGAGAAAGAAATAGTACAGGAATTACAGAACAACTGATAGATCTAGGTTTTGAATCAGGAAGAATGAAAACCGGAACTCCACCACGAGTGGACGGTCGTTCTTTAGACTATTCTAAAATGATGCCTCAACCTGGCGATGATGAGGTTTCTAAATTCAGTTATACAAATCGTTCAAGTAAGTTGAGCCATCAGCGGGATTGTCACATGACTTATACGAGTCCTTTAGTTCACGATTTATTGCGTGAAGGATTTGACCGCAGCCCTATGTTTAATGGTAGAATTAAGTCAGTTGGGCCTCGCTATTGTCCATCCATAGAAGATAAAATTGACCGTTTTGCCACTAAGGACCGTCACCAGATGTTCATTGAGCCAGAAGGTTGGGATACCGTCGAGGTTTATGTGAATGGCTTTAGCACATCGCTACCGGAAGATGTCCAGTTCAAGGCGTTGAGATCTGTAGTTGGATTTGAGAAAGTGAAATTTTTCCGTCCAGGATACGCCATTGAGTATGATTATTTTCCGCCTACACAATTAAAACATACGTTGGAAACGAAGCTTGTGGAGAACTTATATTTTGCTGGCCAGATAAATGGAACAACAGGTTATGAAGAAGCTGCTTCTCAAGGAATGATGGCCGGTATTAATGCGGTTAGAAAAATCAACGAAGAAGAAGCTTTCATACTTCGCAGAGACGATGCTTACATTGGCGTTCTTATAGATGACCTCATCACCAAAGGAACTGAAGAGCCTTACCGAATGTTTACCTCTAGAGCAGAATATCGAACTCTTTTGAGACAAGATAATGCAGATTTACGTCTTACACCAGCCGCCTTTGAACTAGGAATAGTAGGTGAGGATCGCCTGAAGAAAGTGGAACGCAAGAAAGAAGAGACTGAGAAGATGATTCAGTTTTTCAGGAATACTAGTTATAGTTATCCAGAAATGAATGAGCTTTTGGAAGAGAAGAATTCTGCTACAGTAACTCAAGATGATAAATTATTTAAGGTGTTTGCTAGACCTCAAATAGGCATGGAAGATCTACGCAGGTTTGATGAAGTTGAAAAGTATATTCAGGATAATAATCTTAATGAGGATATTCTGGAACAGGTAGAAGTCCAGGTAAAATATTCTGGATATATCAATAAGGAAAAAGAAAACGCAGATAAGCTTAATCGCCTTGAAGACATAAAAATTCCTGAGAACTTCGATTTTAGTAAAATACAATCGATATCTATTGAAGCAAGGCAGAAGCTAAAAGCGGTTCAGCCGGTTACTATATCTCAAGCTTCTAGAATTTCTGGAGTTAACCCTAACGATATTTCTGTTTTATTGGTGCATATGGGCCGATAG
- the ybeY gene encoding rRNA maturation RNase YbeY: protein MIEFSFQTEFDLDNEVVYVDWLSRLADHYDATIDSLGYVFCDDDYVHSINLKHLDHDTYTDIITFDYGTDSVLEGEIYISIDRVKENAADLDQDFQVELRRVMSHGLLHMMGFGDQTDEEKQIMRGLEDQSLEMFHVKQ, encoded by the coding sequence ATGATTGAATTTTCTTTTCAGACTGAATTCGATTTGGATAACGAAGTAGTGTATGTCGATTGGTTATCTCGTTTAGCTGATCACTACGATGCAACTATCGATTCCTTGGGCTATGTATTTTGTGATGATGATTATGTTCATTCGATAAATCTGAAGCATTTGGATCATGATACATATACCGATATTATCACCTTTGATTATGGTACTGATTCCGTTTTAGAGGGTGAAATTTATATAAGCATTGATCGTGTAAAGGAAAACGCTGCCGATTTAGACCAAGATTTTCAAGTTGAATTACGGCGTGTTATGAGTCATGGTTTATTACATATGATGGGTTTTGGTGATCAAACCGACGAAGAAAAGCAAATAATGAGAGGTCTAGAAGATCAGTCTCTCGAAATGTTTCACGTGAAACAATAG